The following are from one region of the Mycolicibacterium helvum genome:
- a CDS encoding acyl-CoA dehydrogenase family protein, with protein MAGQFDEFHAELRAVAGDLLAKDRSVAWPAIASAGWAGLEVPEHLGGAGATFAEVAVICEAIGRAASANSFLGSAVLAVGAVNALQPSDTRDRLLADIASGATRVAVAFAPFDFVPDAQGADRILMIDADTVVEAHMTVTPRPVLDETRRLAAVTAGGVVHVHRFAGDPHAQARRVRDRAAVAVACDSLGVAEAMLAATVAYVKVREQFGRPIGSFQAVKHACADMHVAIAVSRQLVSAAVQAVAENQPDTSVAAAMAKSYACAAAVDVVGKAMQLHGGIGYTWESGIHVYLKRAALNRSLFGSPASYRKELSQRYL; from the coding sequence ATGGCAGGGCAATTCGACGAATTCCACGCCGAGCTGCGCGCGGTGGCGGGTGACCTGCTCGCCAAGGACAGGTCGGTCGCGTGGCCGGCGATCGCCTCGGCGGGGTGGGCCGGGCTCGAGGTGCCCGAACACCTCGGCGGCGCCGGGGCGACCTTTGCCGAGGTCGCCGTCATCTGTGAGGCGATCGGCCGCGCGGCCAGCGCCAACAGCTTCCTCGGCAGCGCTGTGCTGGCCGTCGGCGCGGTAAATGCCCTGCAGCCCAGCGATACCCGTGACCGGTTGCTGGCCGATATCGCCTCTGGAGCCACCCGGGTGGCCGTCGCCTTCGCGCCGTTCGATTTTGTGCCCGACGCGCAGGGCGCCGACCGGATCTTGATGATCGACGCCGACACGGTGGTCGAGGCGCACATGACCGTCACCCCACGGCCCGTCCTGGACGAGACGCGCAGGCTGGCCGCCGTGACCGCGGGCGGGGTTGTGCACGTGCATCGGTTCGCTGGGGATCCGCACGCCCAGGCCCGCCGCGTCCGTGACCGGGCGGCCGTCGCAGTGGCCTGCGACAGTCTCGGGGTGGCCGAGGCCATGCTTGCCGCGACTGTTGCCTATGTGAAGGTGCGTGAGCAGTTCGGCAGGCCCATCGGCTCCTTCCAGGCTGTCAAACACGCCTGTGCCGATATGCACGTCGCAATCGCTGTCTCTCGGCAACTGGTAAGTGCCGCAGTACAAGCCGTCGCGGAGAACCAACCAGACACCAGCGTCGCAGCGGCGATGGCGAAGTCATACGCGTGCGCCGCCGCGGTCGACGTCGTCGGCAAGGCCATGCAACTGCACGGTGGTATCGGCTATACGTGGGAGAGCGGCATCCACGTCTACCTGAAGCGGGCCGCGCTGAACCGTTCGCTGTTCGGTTCGCCTGCGTCGTATCGCAAAGAGCTTTCCCAACGTTATCTGTAA
- a CDS encoding acyl-CoA dehydrogenase family protein yields the protein MILELSDDAAEYGRQALRAFEAAGGDALIQQAEAKPGDREALVAPVLTDLGAFELDVRTDPESAEAAAALCRSAGYWALPYPLAERLARPTDLDADGLLVVSDVAPEAAVTGLGNRWVSVTLDGVRGTAVPTNAVGPGFAVALELTPIDAHGANDVALGLVLPCWTLLGMLDRAIELTIAHVTLRKQFGQPLSAFQGVQFQLTDAEVERSGVEVLAKHALWSGNTEDALALRLAAIEAAEVVFRVCHQLHGAVGFCDETTLSWLSKYSQPLRRLPFGLSATRDHLTRRLGRQGLTGLFA from the coding sequence ATGATCCTCGAACTTTCCGACGACGCCGCCGAATACGGCCGCCAGGCCTTACGCGCCTTCGAGGCTGCCGGTGGGGATGCGTTGATTCAGCAGGCCGAGGCCAAACCCGGTGATCGCGAGGCTCTGGTGGCTCCGGTGCTGACCGACCTGGGCGCCTTCGAACTCGATGTGCGCACCGACCCGGAATCGGCCGAGGCGGCGGCCGCGCTGTGCCGCAGCGCCGGCTATTGGGCGCTGCCTTACCCGTTGGCCGAACGGCTGGCAAGACCGACCGACCTCGACGCCGACGGGCTGCTGGTGGTGTCCGACGTTGCCCCGGAGGCGGCGGTCACCGGTCTCGGAAACCGCTGGGTCAGCGTCACTCTCGACGGCGTCCGCGGCACGGCGGTTCCGACGAATGCCGTGGGTCCGGGTTTCGCGGTCGCGCTGGAGCTGACACCGATCGATGCCCACGGTGCGAATGATGTGGCACTCGGCCTGGTGTTGCCGTGCTGGACCCTACTCGGCATGCTGGACCGCGCCATCGAACTCACGATTGCCCACGTCACGTTGCGCAAGCAGTTCGGCCAGCCGTTGTCGGCGTTCCAGGGGGTGCAGTTCCAGCTCACCGATGCGGAAGTGGAGCGCAGTGGTGTCGAGGTCCTTGCCAAACACGCGCTGTGGAGCGGCAATACCGAGGACGCGCTGGCGCTTAGGCTGGCCGCCATCGAGGCTGCCGAGGTCGTGTTCCGGGTCTGCCACCAGCTGCATGGGGCCGTCGGCTTCTGCGACGAGACCACCTTGTCCTGGCTGTCCAAGTACAGCCAGCCGTTACGCCGGCTTCCGTTCGGCCTGTCGGCCACCCGCGATCACCTGACGCGCCGACTCGGCCGGCAGGGGCTGACAGGGCTGTTCGCGTGA
- a CDS encoding PDR/VanB family oxidoreductase — protein MKPLARLRESPPSASGRTRHDVPLRLTDAAITTLWAISGTFRRPAAPPDRDHTLTLQVADRQVVARDQNVVALTLATPDRRPLPPWHPGAHLDIHLPSGRIRQYSLCGDPGLHTCYRIAVRRIPDGGGGSIEVHEGLAVGATVTSSGPRNAFPLTVPGYGSPAQRLRFIAGGIGITPILPMLGLAERLGVDWSMIYAGRSAESIPFLDELRRFGSRVQIRTDDVHGVPTAADLLGDCPDGAGVYTCGPAPMLTAIRAALAGRDDVELHFERFAAAPVVDGTNFTAMVASTGATVTVGADETLLSALRREQVAAPYSCQQGFCGTCRTRVINGAVQHRDTLLTGPEQAAGLMLTCVSRAPEGGHLELDL, from the coding sequence GTGAAACCGTTGGCCCGCTTGCGGGAGTCCCCGCCCAGCGCGTCGGGGCGGACTCGTCACGATGTTCCGCTGCGCCTCACCGATGCGGCCATCACCACGCTGTGGGCGATCAGCGGCACGTTCCGAAGGCCGGCGGCTCCCCCGGACCGCGACCACACGCTGACACTGCAGGTGGCCGATCGTCAGGTGGTCGCCCGCGATCAGAACGTCGTCGCGCTGACACTGGCCACCCCGGACCGGCGGCCGCTGCCGCCCTGGCATCCCGGGGCGCACCTGGACATCCACCTACCCAGCGGACGGATCCGGCAATACTCGCTGTGCGGCGACCCGGGCCTGCATACCTGCTACCGAATCGCCGTGCGGCGCATCCCCGACGGCGGTGGCGGCTCGATCGAAGTACACGAAGGACTCGCTGTCGGCGCGACGGTGACGAGCAGTGGTCCGCGAAACGCGTTCCCGCTCACCGTTCCTGGCTACGGCTCACCCGCACAGCGGCTGCGGTTCATCGCCGGCGGCATCGGCATCACCCCGATTCTGCCGATGCTCGGCCTTGCCGAGCGCCTCGGTGTCGACTGGTCGATGATCTACGCCGGCCGCAGCGCAGAGTCCATCCCTTTCCTCGACGAGCTGCGCCGGTTCGGCTCGCGGGTGCAGATCCGCACCGACGACGTGCACGGAGTGCCCACCGCCGCCGATTTGCTTGGCGACTGCCCGGATGGCGCCGGCGTGTACACGTGCGGTCCGGCGCCGATGTTGACGGCGATCCGGGCGGCGTTGGCCGGACGCGACGACGTGGAACTGCATTTCGAGCGGTTCGCCGCAGCGCCCGTGGTCGACGGCACGAACTTCACCGCGATGGTCGCCTCGACGGGAGCGACCGTGACGGTCGGAGCCGACGAGACACTGCTGTCGGCGCTACGGCGCGAACAGGTGGCGGCACCGTACTCCTGCCAGCAAGGCTTCTGCGGCACCTGTCGAACTCGGGTGATCAATGGTGCTGTCCAGCACCGAGATACGCTCCTGACTGGGCCGGAGCAAGCCGCCGGGCTGATGCTGACCTGTGTATCACGCGCACCCGAGGGTGGACATCTGGAGCTGGACCTGTAA
- a CDS encoding thiamine pyrophosphate-binding protein: MGVPVYKRILDLFEAEGVNTLFGIPDPNFVHMLTEADARGWSVVAPHHELSAGFMAEAASRMTGKPGLCIGTLGPGMANIAGAIQCALVENSPVIFLGGQRARVTERRVRRGRIQFVQQEPLFAASVKYSSSIEYADQTDEIIHEAIRKAMSGTPGPTYVEFPSHVILEELDVEAAPAPSSYRLVNQGAGAREVAEAVKLIRAATSPVLLVGHGVHTSRTQQQVKELAELMACPVIQTSGGTSFIPGLQDRTFPYLFSPAANEAVEESDLCVALGTELGEPMHYGRTQHWAANNATRKWVYVEQDPTAIGVNRPVDVALVGDLRGVVPQLVDALRDTPRAPSANLKALVTADAAEIARVAEEAPSGRSPIHPARYVVEATKAFDECAQDGIMVRDGGATVIFGWTYSQTKPRDVIWNQNFGHLGTGLPYAVGASVAEGGKRPVMLLTSDSAFLFHIAELETAARLNLPLVCVVGVDHQWGLEVGVYKRTFSQPSPQPGVHWSKDVRMDKIAEGFGCHGEYVEKESEIGPAIARAYASGKVGVVHVCIDPKANSEEMPKYDRFRTWYAEGTQ, translated from the coding sequence ATGGGTGTACCGGTCTACAAGCGCATTCTCGACCTGTTCGAGGCCGAGGGTGTCAACACATTGTTCGGAATTCCGGACCCGAACTTCGTGCACATGTTAACCGAGGCCGACGCACGCGGCTGGTCGGTGGTGGCGCCGCACCACGAGCTGAGTGCGGGCTTCATGGCCGAGGCGGCGTCGCGGATGACGGGCAAACCAGGCCTGTGCATCGGCACACTCGGTCCGGGGATGGCCAACATCGCCGGCGCGATCCAGTGCGCACTCGTCGAGAACTCACCGGTGATCTTCCTGGGCGGGCAGCGGGCCCGCGTCACCGAGCGCCGGGTCCGGCGCGGCCGCATCCAATTCGTCCAGCAGGAACCGCTTTTCGCCGCGTCGGTGAAGTACAGCAGCTCCATCGAGTACGCCGATCAGACCGACGAGATCATCCACGAGGCGATCCGCAAGGCGATGTCGGGCACGCCGGGGCCGACCTACGTCGAGTTCCCGTCGCACGTGATCCTCGAAGAACTTGACGTCGAGGCCGCCCCCGCGCCGTCCAGCTATCGGCTGGTCAACCAGGGCGCCGGTGCCCGCGAGGTGGCCGAGGCGGTCAAGCTGATCCGCGCGGCCACAAGCCCGGTGCTGCTGGTGGGCCACGGCGTGCATACCTCGCGGACCCAGCAGCAGGTCAAGGAACTGGCCGAGCTGATGGCCTGCCCGGTGATCCAGACCTCCGGCGGCACGTCGTTCATCCCGGGCCTGCAGGACCGGACGTTCCCGTACCTGTTCTCCCCGGCCGCCAACGAGGCCGTCGAGGAATCCGACCTGTGCGTCGCACTGGGAACCGAACTCGGTGAACCCATGCACTACGGCCGAACTCAGCATTGGGCTGCTAACAATGCGACCCGCAAATGGGTGTACGTCGAGCAGGATCCGACCGCCATCGGGGTCAACCGGCCTGTCGACGTGGCGTTGGTGGGCGATCTGCGTGGCGTGGTGCCGCAACTGGTCGATGCGCTTCGGGACACTCCGCGTGCCCCGTCGGCCAATCTCAAGGCGCTGGTGACGGCCGACGCCGCGGAGATTGCCAGGGTGGCCGAGGAGGCACCGTCCGGACGCTCGCCAATCCATCCGGCGCGCTACGTCGTCGAAGCCACCAAGGCATTCGACGAGTGCGCGCAGGACGGCATCATGGTGCGCGACGGCGGCGCGACCGTCATCTTCGGTTGGACGTATTCGCAGACCAAGCCCCGGGACGTGATCTGGAACCAGAACTTCGGACACCTGGGCACAGGCCTGCCGTACGCGGTGGGCGCCTCGGTCGCCGAGGGCGGCAAGCGTCCGGTCATGCTGCTGACCAGTGACTCGGCGTTCCTGTTCCACATCGCCGAATTGGAGACCGCGGCCCGGCTCAACCTGCCGTTGGTGTGCGTGGTCGGCGTGGACCATCAGTGGGGCCTCGAAGTGGGCGTCTACAAGCGCACGTTCAGTCAGCCGTCCCCACAGCCCGGCGTGCACTGGAGCAAGGACGTCCGGATGGACAAGATCGCCGAGGGCTTCGGGTGCCACGGCGAGTACGTCGAGAAGGAATCCGAGATTGGCCCGGCGATCGCCCGCGCCTACGCGAGCGGCAAAGTCGGTGTCGTGCACGTGTGCATCGATCCGAAGGCGAACTCCGAGGAGATGCCGAAGTACGACCGATTCCGGACCTGGTACGCCGAAGGCACCCAATAA
- the dtd gene encoding D-aminoacyl-tRNA deacylase — translation MRVLVQRVTSASVSVGGQVVGEIRPPDQGLLALVGVTHSDTDDIARRLGEKLWQLRILDDDRSAADIDAPILVVSQFTLYANTAKGRRPTWNAAAPGPVAEPLVTLFADTLRGLGAHVETGVFGADMQVELVNDGPVTVLLEL, via the coding sequence ATGCGAGTGCTGGTGCAACGGGTCACGTCGGCGTCGGTATCGGTCGGCGGCCAGGTGGTCGGCGAAATCCGGCCACCGGACCAGGGCTTGCTGGCCCTGGTCGGTGTCACCCATTCCGACACCGACGACATTGCCCGCCGGCTGGGTGAAAAGCTCTGGCAGTTAAGGATTCTCGACGATGATCGGTCGGCAGCCGACATCGATGCACCAATCCTGGTGGTCAGTCAGTTCACGCTGTACGCCAACACCGCGAAGGGACGCAGGCCGACCTGGAACGCGGCTGCGCCTGGCCCGGTTGCCGAGCCCCTGGTCACGTTGTTCGCCGATACCCTGCGCGGATTGGGCGCCCACGTCGAAACCGGGGTGTTCGGCGCCGACATGCAGGTCGAGTTGGTCAACGACGGTCCGGTAACGGTGCTGCTGGAGTTGTAA
- a CDS encoding aldehyde dehydrogenase family protein, which produces MREYLKFYIDGQWVDPVELRTLDVDNPTLEQVGGKIAIGSGADVDKAVKGARKAFNTWSQSTREDRLDVLQAILDQYQKRAGDLADAVHEEMGAPPSLAAGPQVMMGLGHLSTAIDVLKNYSFDEQRGESMVVKEPIGVCGLITPWNWPINQIACKVFPALAAGCTMVLKPSEVAPFSGQIFTEIIDAAGLPAGVYNMVFGDGPGVGAALSSHPGIDMVSFTGSTRAGIEVARNAAPTVKRVAQELGGKSPNIVLDDEAFSQSVAAGVAVMMMNSGQSCNAPSRMLVPKSRINEAAAVARATAEGVKVGDLADSSAIGPVASRMQFDKVQGLIQKGIDEGATVVAGGPGRPEGLTQGYYVRPTVFADVNNDMTIAREEIFGPVLCILGYDDLDEAVEIGNDTDYGLYGYVSGADLDQARALARRIRAGAVAINHAFDIKVPFGGYKTSGNGREWGEEGFEDFLETKAILGYSPAGASE; this is translated from the coding sequence ATGCGCGAATATCTGAAGTTCTATATCGATGGCCAGTGGGTTGATCCGGTCGAGCTGCGGACCCTAGACGTCGACAACCCCACACTCGAGCAGGTCGGCGGCAAGATCGCCATCGGCTCCGGCGCCGACGTCGACAAGGCCGTCAAGGGCGCCCGCAAGGCGTTCAACACCTGGTCGCAGTCCACTCGTGAAGATCGCCTCGATGTGCTGCAGGCCATCCTCGACCAGTACCAGAAGCGCGCCGGCGATCTCGCCGACGCGGTGCACGAGGAAATGGGCGCGCCCCCGTCGCTGGCCGCCGGGCCGCAGGTGATGATGGGTCTCGGTCACCTGTCGACCGCCATCGACGTCCTGAAGAACTACAGCTTCGACGAACAGCGCGGCGAGAGCATGGTGGTCAAGGAGCCGATCGGGGTGTGCGGTCTGATCACACCGTGGAACTGGCCGATAAACCAGATCGCCTGCAAGGTGTTCCCGGCGTTGGCGGCCGGCTGCACCATGGTGCTCAAGCCGTCGGAGGTTGCACCCTTCTCCGGGCAGATCTTCACCGAAATCATCGACGCCGCCGGGCTTCCCGCCGGGGTGTACAACATGGTCTTCGGTGACGGACCGGGTGTCGGCGCAGCCCTGTCCAGCCATCCCGGCATCGACATGGTCTCGTTCACCGGTTCGACGCGCGCCGGGATCGAAGTGGCGCGCAATGCCGCACCGACGGTCAAGCGGGTGGCCCAGGAACTCGGCGGAAAGAGCCCGAATATCGTGCTCGACGACGAGGCCTTCAGCCAGAGCGTCGCCGCGGGTGTCGCGGTGATGATGATGAACTCCGGACAGAGCTGTAACGCGCCGTCCCGCATGCTCGTGCCCAAGTCCCGGATCAACGAAGCCGCCGCCGTGGCCCGGGCCACCGCCGAAGGCGTCAAGGTCGGTGACCTGGCCGACAGCTCGGCGATCGGACCGGTGGCCTCGCGAATGCAGTTCGACAAGGTGCAGGGGCTGATCCAGAAAGGGATCGACGAGGGTGCGACGGTGGTCGCCGGCGGACCGGGCCGCCCCGAGGGGCTGACCCAGGGCTACTACGTGCGCCCGACGGTATTCGCCGACGTCAACAACGACATGACCATCGCGCGCGAGGAGATCTTCGGGCCGGTGTTGTGCATCCTCGGCTACGACGACCTGGACGAGGCCGTCGAGATCGGCAACGACACCGACTACGGCCTCTACGGGTACGTCTCGGGAGCCGACCTGGACCAGGCGCGGGCTCTGGCGCGGCGGATCCGGGCCGGTGCCGTCGCGATCAACCACGCGTTCGACATCAAGGTCCCGTTCGGTGGCTATAAGACCAGTGGCAACGGCCGAGAGTGGGGCGAAGAAGGCTTCGAGGACTTCCTGGAGACCAAGGCGATCCTGGGTTACTCGCCGGCCGGCGCCAGCGAGTAG
- a CDS encoding acyl-CoA dehydrogenase family protein yields the protein MSLDFDMGAPAAALRAQLRELVKQHVPEGFLGAFTDNPADLAAAQQFCRTLAEEDLLCLAWPQEFGGCGASVWEQTVVREEMWAHHEPRGAQYMGVNWVGPTLMRYGTEAQQRQHLPPISRGEAIWCQGFSEPEAGSDLASLRTTARRDGDGWRISGQKIWTSYATMAQWCFLLARTTKAEKKQQGLSIFLVPMDDPAIQVRPIRTMMGPHHLNEVFFDELRVTEADLLGPLDGGWSIVQDVLSFERVGIARYARCERLLTLAPKQLGDRWEQLPDELRGRWARMLVHCRRARLLAYRVVSLQSSGRIAPGDAAGYRIAVTKLDQDSAEVLMEIIACVPRDDEDTPYYRAEVEDHWRYSQSATVASGSIEMQRILLSRALLAGAR from the coding sequence ATGAGCCTGGACTTCGACATGGGCGCGCCCGCTGCGGCGTTGCGCGCACAGCTGCGAGAGCTGGTGAAACAGCATGTCCCCGAGGGCTTCCTCGGAGCGTTCACCGACAACCCGGCCGATCTGGCAGCCGCGCAACAGTTCTGCCGGACGCTGGCCGAAGAGGACCTACTCTGCCTGGCCTGGCCGCAGGAGTTCGGCGGGTGCGGCGCCTCGGTGTGGGAACAGACCGTGGTGCGTGAGGAGATGTGGGCCCATCACGAACCGCGCGGCGCCCAGTACATGGGAGTGAACTGGGTGGGGCCGACGCTGATGCGCTACGGCACCGAAGCTCAGCAACGCCAGCATCTTCCGCCGATCTCCCGCGGTGAGGCGATCTGGTGTCAGGGGTTCTCCGAGCCGGAGGCCGGCTCAGACCTGGCATCGTTGCGGACCACCGCACGGCGGGACGGCGATGGCTGGCGGATCAGTGGCCAGAAGATCTGGACGTCGTACGCGACAATGGCACAGTGGTGCTTCCTACTCGCACGCACCACCAAAGCCGAGAAGAAGCAGCAGGGCTTGTCGATCTTCCTGGTCCCGATGGACGACCCGGCGATCCAGGTCCGCCCGATCCGCACGATGATGGGACCACACCACCTCAACGAGGTGTTCTTCGACGAGTTGCGGGTCACCGAGGCCGACCTGCTCGGGCCGCTGGACGGTGGCTGGTCGATCGTGCAGGACGTGCTGTCCTTCGAACGCGTCGGCATCGCGAGATACGCCCGTTGCGAACGACTCCTGACCCTGGCGCCCAAGCAACTCGGCGACCGGTGGGAGCAGCTGCCCGACGAGCTGCGCGGGCGCTGGGCTCGGATGCTGGTGCACTGCCGTCGGGCTCGGCTGCTGGCCTACCGCGTGGTCTCACTGCAGAGCAGCGGGCGCATCGCACCCGGTGATGCCGCGGGCTACCGCATCGCGGTGACCAAACTGGACCAGGACAGCGCCGAGGTGTTGATGGAGATCATCGCCTGTGTGCCCCGCGACGACGAGGACACCCCCTATTACCGGGCCGAGGTCGAGGATCACTGGCGCTACTCGCAATCGGCCACCGTGGCTTCGGGCAGCATCGAAATGCAGCGCATTCTGCTCTCGCGTGCCCTGCTGGCGGGAGCCCGATGA
- a CDS encoding TetR-like C-terminal domain-containing protein: MLSAAYDELTRWGLERFDIPTMCARHKIDEALVTQYWGDGSSLALDALVHWSDDVMTSPDTGSLRTDLRALAAAVGRQVNNDIGRSLLRAMVVDDRAAFANDTRMAFWFKRFSSIRSVFDRAAERGEIRSGVDTIAAMQLVLAPINVRALYTKDPIEESYCDAIADLVWHAIAQH, from the coding sequence GTGTTGTCGGCCGCCTATGACGAGCTGACCCGGTGGGGCTTGGAGCGGTTCGACATCCCGACCATGTGCGCTCGCCACAAGATCGACGAGGCACTGGTCACCCAGTATTGGGGTGATGGCAGCAGTCTTGCCCTCGATGCATTGGTGCACTGGAGCGACGACGTCATGACTTCACCGGATACCGGATCCCTTCGCACGGATCTGAGGGCGTTGGCTGCAGCAGTGGGCCGTCAGGTCAACAATGACATCGGCAGGAGTCTGTTGCGCGCAATGGTCGTCGATGACCGTGCCGCATTCGCCAACGACACCCGCATGGCATTTTGGTTCAAGCGTTTCAGCAGCATCCGCTCGGTGTTCGATCGGGCCGCCGAACGCGGGGAGATACGGTCTGGCGTCGACACGATCGCCGCAATGCAATTGGTGCTGGCACCGATCAATGTGCGCGCGCTGTACACCAAGGATCCCATCGAGGAGAGCTACTGCGACGCCATTGCCGATCTGGTGTGGCACGCCATCGCGCAGCACTGA
- a CDS encoding acyl-CoA dehydrogenase family protein — protein sequence MSLDDFRAGVRAWCETHVPTDWRASQTGATDEEFAAFQKAWFAELHAAGFAVPHWPAQWGGGMPVDEQIVLYSELAAHDAPRLVLAFVGIHHAASTLLVAGTEEQRQRHLPAILDGEIWVQGFSEPEAGSDLAALRTTARRAGGTFVVDGQKLWASGGLHADWCLLLARTDPDAPKRQGISYFLLDMSSPGIDVRPIRNAVGESHFCEIFLDGVEIPVANLIGAENQGWQVAQATLGAERGMTMLELAERLGNAGFRWLVQECQPIDDPLVADRLAQFEIEIAGLRGLCRELVQHSEAGSVGPAEASVVKLYYSELLQRMTDFGTEIGGMAAHTHLTKPASSGWESGSWLLDFIGSWEWTIPGGASEIQRTIIAERGLGLPREPSPSGAL from the coding sequence GTGAGCCTGGACGACTTTCGGGCGGGAGTCCGAGCGTGGTGCGAGACGCACGTGCCGACCGACTGGCGAGCCAGCCAAACCGGCGCCACGGATGAGGAGTTTGCGGCGTTCCAAAAAGCTTGGTTCGCCGAACTGCACGCCGCAGGCTTCGCTGTGCCGCACTGGCCGGCGCAGTGGGGCGGTGGTATGCCGGTCGACGAGCAGATCGTGTTGTACTCCGAACTGGCCGCCCATGACGCCCCGCGCCTGGTCCTGGCCTTCGTCGGCATCCACCACGCCGCATCCACCCTGTTGGTCGCGGGAACCGAAGAACAACGGCAACGCCATCTCCCCGCGATCCTCGACGGCGAGATCTGGGTCCAGGGGTTCTCCGAACCCGAGGCCGGATCCGACCTGGCCGCCCTTCGCACCACCGCGCGGCGGGCGGGGGGCACATTTGTCGTGGACGGGCAAAAGCTCTGGGCCAGTGGGGGATTACACGCGGACTGGTGCTTGCTGCTGGCCCGCACCGATCCCGACGCCCCCAAGCGACAGGGTATCTCCTACTTTCTGCTCGACATGAGCAGCCCGGGCATCGACGTGCGACCGATCCGCAATGCCGTCGGTGAGTCGCACTTCTGCGAGATCTTCCTCGACGGGGTGGAAATCCCGGTAGCCAACCTGATCGGCGCGGAGAACCAGGGCTGGCAGGTCGCGCAGGCCACGCTCGGCGCCGAACGGGGCATGACCATGCTGGAACTGGCCGAGCGGCTGGGCAATGCGGGTTTCCGCTGGCTGGTGCAAGAGTGCCAGCCAATCGACGATCCGCTGGTCGCCGACCGGCTGGCGCAGTTCGAGATCGAGATCGCCGGCCTCCGTGGTCTGTGCCGCGAGTTGGTGCAGCACAGCGAGGCAGGCTCGGTCGGACCGGCCGAGGCCTCGGTGGTCAAGTTGTACTACAGCGAATTGCTCCAGCGGATGACCGATTTCGGGACCGAGATCGGCGGTATGGCCGCCCACACTCACCTCACCAAACCGGCGTCCAGCGGCTGGGAATCCGGATCGTGGCTGCTGGACTTCATCGGCTCCTGGGAATGGACGATCCCGGGCGGCGCCAGCGAGATCCAGCGCACCATCATCGCCGAACGTGGCCTCGGCCTGCCGCGCGAGCCGAGTCCGAGCGGGGCCTTGTGA
- a CDS encoding CaiB/BaiF CoA transferase family protein: MNSMGPLAGVRVIDLTAMVMGPYCTQILADMGADVIKIEPPAGDDTRYVSVGPAPGMSGVFVNVNRGKRSVVLDLRSDEGRAALRALIAGADVFIHSMRAKAITKLGFGYDDVAAINPAIVYTNCYGYGRRGPDRDRPAYDDTIQAECGLPAVQAELTGEANYVATIVADKVAGLTAVYATTMALFHRERTGEGQEVEVAMFETMASFMLVEHANGAMFDPPLGPALYHRTVAPNRKPYRTKDGYISALIYNDKHWAGFINAVQPAWNQERYATLTARAAEIDTVYSLVAQTMTERTTGEWLTLFVELEIPAAPLNSPQALFDNEQLNAVGFFETVPTPQGPVRMPGVPTWFSRTPGRIAGPAPELGADTAAVLAELGLAEVESAAMRRSGA, translated from the coding sequence ATGAATAGCATGGGCCCGCTGGCCGGAGTGCGGGTGATCGACCTCACCGCGATGGTGATGGGCCCCTACTGCACCCAGATCTTGGCCGACATGGGCGCCGACGTCATCAAGATCGAGCCGCCCGCCGGCGACGACACCCGCTACGTCTCGGTCGGTCCGGCGCCCGGCATGAGCGGGGTGTTCGTCAACGTCAACCGAGGCAAACGCAGTGTGGTGCTGGACCTTCGATCCGACGAGGGGAGGGCGGCGCTGCGCGCCCTGATCGCCGGTGCAGACGTGTTCATCCACTCGATGCGCGCCAAGGCCATCACCAAGCTCGGGTTCGGCTACGACGATGTCGCCGCCATCAACCCCGCGATCGTCTACACCAACTGCTACGGCTACGGCAGGCGCGGGCCCGACCGCGACCGCCCCGCCTACGACGACACCATCCAGGCCGAGTGCGGCCTACCCGCGGTGCAGGCCGAATTGACCGGTGAGGCCAACTATGTCGCGACCATCGTGGCGGACAAGGTCGCCGGGCTGACCGCGGTGTACGCGACGACGATGGCGCTCTTCCACCGCGAGCGCACCGGTGAGGGTCAGGAGGTCGAGGTCGCGATGTTCGAGACGATGGCCTCGTTCATGCTCGTCGAGCACGCCAACGGGGCGATGTTCGACCCGCCGCTGGGCCCGGCGCTGTATCACCGGACGGTCGCCCCCAACCGCAAGCCGTATCGGACCAAGGACGGCTACATCTCGGCGCTGATCTACAACGACAAGCATTGGGCCGGATTCATCAATGCCGTGCAGCCCGCGTGGAACCAAGAGCGCTACGCCACGCTCACGGCGCGGGCCGCTGAGATCGACACCGTCTACTCACTGGTGGCGCAAACCATGACCGAACGCACCACCGGGGAGTGGCTGACGTTGTTCGTCGAGCTGGAGATCCCGGCCGCACCGCTGAATTCGCCGCAGGCATTGTTCGACAATGAACAGCTCAACGCCGTCGGCTTCTTCGAGACAGTCCCCACGCCGCAGGGCCCGGTCCGGATGCCCGGTGTGCCGACCTGGTTTTCCCGGACCCCAGGCCGGATCGCGGGACCAGCCCCCGAACTCGGTGCCGACACCGCCGCCGTGCTGGCCGAGCTGGGACTGGCTGAGGTGGAAAGCGCAGCGATGAGGAGGAGCGGCGCATGA